One Flavobacterium cerinum genomic window, ATTAAACGGTACTTATTCGAAATTAGTTATGATGCAATCCTTTGAATAAACAGTAATATGTACCGACAAAGTCCGAATATCACACTTCCTGAAAACCCGGATACCATTATCTGGAAGTATCTGGATTTGTCGAAATTTTTGGATTTGTTGTTGTATCAGAAAATGTTTATGTCGCGTTCGGATAAGTTCGAAGACCAATACGAAGGCACATTTAGTGAACCTACATTTGAAGAAATTAAAAAAATAGCGGAGAACAACCCCAAGTTCCTGCAATATTATAAGTCACATCGCGAAAACGTCGTAATCAGCAGTTGGCATACCAACGAATACGAATCTTTCGCGATGTGGCAAATTTTCACCAAAAACAATGAAGGTCTGGCAATTCAATCGACCATAGGCCGCCTAAAAGAAGCTTTGGCTCCTGAAAAGCATTTTGAACAATACATTGGTGAAGTTAATTATATCGATTATAAAAAGGAGTACATTCCTTTTGACGATGCCTTTTTCCCCTTCCTTTTTAAACGTAAAAGCTTTCAATATGAAAAGGAAATCCGGATCATTTCGGACGTTACTTCCCAAAAGCTTTCTATTAATGAAGGTTTAAAAATCAATGTTGACATCAACACCTTAATCGAAACAATCTATATTCATCCGAAATCGGAAAATTGGTATAAGAAACTGGTAATCGAACTGGTTGCCAAGCTTGGCTTCGATTTTAACATTGAGAAATCGGATCTGGAAAGTGATATTCTGATCTAAAAAAATTCCGGATAATAGCCTGGACTTTCACTGCCTACTTTTTAAGTATCCGATTTGAATTTGAAATAAAGAATTAACTATTACGGAAATCGGATTAGATCGGCATATATTCTTCAGCCTTCCACTCTTTATCCATTAAGTTAACGTAGAAATAGTGTACTTTATCATTTTTATCAAAAGCACCGTTTTTATTGATATCTTCAATCGTTCTGAAATACAAACGATTTTGTACTTCAACGATATTCCAGTCCAACAATTCCTGTAAATCATCAGACATTTTAGCGAATTTCGTACCGTTAAAGTTACTCAGATAAAGTGCTTTGATATCGTTAGCATCGATTTTTCCGTCGCGATTCGTATCCGAATCCACTAAAGAATACACTAATATTTGTTTTTTGGTTTTATCAGCAATCGTATTTAAATAGGTCGCCGTTTGAATTTGAATCGTCTTATCCGTCAGACTACGCATATCCGTTGAATCGATGTGCTGAAATTTTAAATTCTGAAAGTATCCTGTAATCTCAAAACGGTTGTAATTTGAAATCGCATAACTTACCGAATTGGTTTTACTGGAGCCGTAACTACTACTCGGACCGTCATAAACCCGAATATCTCCTATGGCATGAATCAGGTATTTTGTTCCATCCATATAAATCGGAAGATCCGCGATTTTAATTTGAGAAGAATCCCTTTTTACCGGATTGCTAGCCGTAGTATTTTTTGTCCCTTCGTAAATTACTTTAGGCTTATTACTTTCCGGCTCTTTACATCCAATAAAAAGAAACGTCAGAAGCAAGGCGGTACAGGTTACAAACTTTTTCATCTTCAAAAATTAAATAGTCTTTCAAATATATAACTTTTACACTGGAACTACAATCTTACATTTAATTTTAAATTGAATGTACGAGTGGTCATATAGTTCGGAATTCCGTACTGACTTTTAGTGTACACATCCCTTACCCATGTATTGGTAATTGCATTCTGGTTATTGAAAAGGTTAAAAATTTCAAATCCTAAAGCCAACTCACGGAATGGTTTTAACCAGTTTTTATTTGATTTAATTGCAGTGTCTTTAAAAACATAGGAAAATCCGGCATCTGCTCTTCGGTAATCTTTTAATCGCAGCTGATAATTATACGGATCGGCATAAGAAGGAGACCCACCCGGTAATCCGGTATTATAAACCAGATTCAGATACATTTTCAGATTCGGAATATTCGGCATATAATCCTGGAAAAGCAATCCGAATTTCAAACGCTGATCCGTTGGACGCGCAATATAGCCTTTTCCATCCTGATTTTCTTCCGTTTTCAAATATCCGAAACTGAACCAGGATTCTGTTCCCGGCACAAATTCTCCGTTTAAACGGAAATCAGCACCATATACATAGGCCGTTGCATCGTTATTTGCTGCATAACGGATTCTTACGTTATCAATGGTGTAAGTATTTACATCCGATAAATGTTTATAATACGCTTCCGAAACCAACTTAAACGGTCGACCCCACATTTTAAAGCTGTAATCATTTCCTAAAACAATATGAACCGACTGTTGCGCTTTTACATTAGGTTGAACCACTCCGGCCGCATCCCGTAATTCCCTGTAAAAAGGCGGCTGATGATAAACTCCTCCGGACAAACGGAATAACATATCCATTTCCCAGGCCGGTTTAATTGCAAACTGTGCTCTCGGACTAAACGTAATCTGACTGTCACCGGTTACAATATTATCACCGCTAACCTGCCATTGATGCGCTCGAACACCTGCATTAATCCAATATTCACCCGCACCGATCTCACCGCGATAGTTCCATTGTGCATATCCTGAAAAACGGTTAATCTGAACAAAATTCGTTGCTCTTACATTCTGATACGGCGCTAACGGTCCGGTATAAGGCGTATACGGTTGATCATGTGGAATATCTAAAATCGGAGCCGGCAATGAAAAACCAGCCGAATCAATTGCTTCCCATTCTACAATACGGTCGCGAATATCTTCTTTTGTATATTTAAAACCCCACTCCACCTGATGTTCACTGGTTTTAGACGAATGGAATCCTTTCACTTCAGCATTAAAAATAAGTGCATCCAGATTGTTTCGGGCATGACTTAACTGCGAACCTACACCACGGGAATACACTACATCACCAAACGTTTCAGAACCGATATTACTATCCACTTCACCAAGAGCATATTGTGCTTCTATATCAAAGTGTTCCTGTTCCTGCGTATGATAAGCTGAGCCGATAAATTTCAATTTAAAATCATCACTCACCTGATAAACCGATTTTAACGCTCCGAATAAAGTCAGATAACGATCTTTTTCCTGTCCGTCATAAAAAACCTGTAAAGCGATCGGATTATCAATTGTACCGAAATTCGTCTGACGCGAAATCGGTTGGTAATTATAACGGTTTTGCGAAATATTTCCTAAAAAGCTCCATTGCCATTTGGTCGAAGCATCAAAGTTGATTAAGGTTTGAACATCAACGAAAGTCGGTCTGAAATTCGTTTCTGTTTCCTGACTTTTTACCAGCAAACTATTATCCCGGTAGCGTACTCCGGTAATATTACTCCATTTCTGATTTTTAGAAACCAGATCCACAGTAGCGCTTCCTCCTAACAAACTCGCATCTACAGCAGCCTGAAACTTAGTCGGACGACGATAGGTAATATCCAGAACCGATGAAAGTTTATCACCGTATTTAGCCTGGAATCCTCCGGCAGAGAAATCAACATTCTGTACCATTTCCGTATTGGTAAAACTCAAACCTTCCTGTTGTCCGGAGCGAATTAAAAACGGACGATAGACTTCAATTTCATTCACATACACGAGGTTTTCATCATAATTCCCTCCCCTAACAGCATATTGTGTACTTAATTCGTTATTGGAATAAACACCCGGAAGGGTTTTCAGAATATTTTCCACACCCGCATTGGCTCCCGGTATTGTTCGGATTACTTCCGGCGCTATGGTTGTAACCCCTTCTACTCTTTTTCTCCCTTTTGAAACGACCACCTCACCTAATTGTTCCGCCCGTTGATTTAAAACAACGTTCAGCTCATAATCTTCATTCGGTTTTAATTCAATAACCGTAACCGCCTTTTTAAAACTAACGTGTGTAATTTCAACTGTTATTTTCTGATTTGCCGGAACAGTTATCTGAAAGAAACCATTTTCATTCGAAATGGCAGAAGCGGCATTAGCTTTAACAGATGCTTTTGCGATCGGTTTATTGGATTCATCTAAAAGAACACCTTTTATTCTGGCGGTTTGCGCATAGGAGCTCAAACCAATAAACAAAATACAAATCGCAATAAAATCAATTATTCTTTTCAAGAGAGGTCGGTTTTAAGGTTTTAAAAAAGTGCGTTTCAAAGGTAGTAGAATTTCCAATATTATCTGACACAATAATTTTCAAATCATTTCTTCCGTCATCATAAATCAAATCATTCAAATCATGCACCAGTAGTTTTGTTTTATAGTCGTATTTCATTAAAATCCACTTTCCGTTCAAATAGCCGTTATATTCTTTAATTCCGGACAAATCGTCCTGAATATGAACACTAATCGTATCCAATTTATCAATTGTACTTCCCGTTGTAAAATTAGTCCCGTAAATACGCGGCCCGACTGTATCCTGCATCAGCATAAATTTCCCAAGCTCTTTTGTACGAATTGAAAACAAGTCGCCTTTTTTAGTTGTCGTATAATATTCCGGTTTACTACCGTCCATCCGACCGATAAAACTTCTTTTATAGTCCAGATTCGGCATTCCGGCTACATTAAACGTTATTGTAATATTATTGTGCGCCGGCACGGTATCATCGTGTAAATCCAGTATATTATTTTTAACATCAAAGCGCAAGTAGAAATCTTCATAAAAGGCATTCGCCGGTACAAAGACTGAAATATTGTCTTTTGTAAAATTATGATCGTTAGCCGATTTGATAAAATAAGGTGTCGTTACATCTTTTCGCACCAATTTTACCGGCTGATCAGAATACGCTACCGGTATATTGATCACGGTTTTATTATTATGAAAATCCGAAACCTCAATACGGTAAGAGAAGGTATCTTTTTCTTTGATACTTATCTGACCGTTTTTCTCATTTCCGCTGATAATGGAAAACGGATAATTCTTTTTATAAAACAGTTTCTGATAGCGCAATTTTGTTCTTTTATAGCGTTCAAAATCAATAAAATTATTGATATAGCGGGATTCGTCAAACGAAAACGAATCAAACTGATAACCGTAGAGTTTTGTACCGTTTAAAAAAGTTTCCACTTTATAAACTCCGTTTTTACTGTAATTATTATCCGAAGTGTCATAGGCATCCAGTGCGAAACCGATATTTCCTTTCCCCGTCACCTTACTTCCAAGATAAGAACCGTCTTTTTGAAGAGATAATCCGACTACTACCGGATTTTGCGACTGATTTACAACAGCATCATCACTAATCGGATACACTACGATTCCGTTAATTGACGGTGCTTTCGTATCTTTTGTTTCCTTATCCATCCCGAACAACAGCGGGTTCAGCGTCTTTTCCGTTTTAGTATCGCGATATTCAAAATGCAAATGCGGCCCACCGGATCCGCCTGTATTTCCGGACAAAGCAATCAACTCACCTTTTGTAACCGGCAATTCGGAAGCCATAGGAAACAATTCAATTTCAAATTTTTTCTGCGCATACTGCTTTTTCCGTACGTATTCCCCTATTTTACCGCTATACCCTTTTAAGTGACCATAAACTGTAGTCACACCATTGGAATGTGTGATATAAAGTGCGTGTCCGTAACCGAAAGTAGAAACTTTTATTCTCGAAACGTAGCCATCGGCTACAGCAAAAACCGGCAATCCGGTACGTTGTTGTGTTTTGTAATCCAATCCGGAATGAAAGTGATTTCCACGTAGTTCACCAAAAGTTCCGGACGATTGCAACGGAATATCTAAAGGTGACCGGAAATAATCCTTAGGGTATTGATTTTGTGAAAAACCGCACAAAAACGAGAAGCAGAAAAGCAGCAACAGTCTCATAAAACGAATTTAGGCTAATATAAAAAACAAATATAAAACAAACTAAAAATACTGCAAAAACTTAACTAACTATAAGACAAATTATTACCAAACACGGCCAAAGAATTTCTAATTTTTTAGTAAAACTATTGGTATTTCTCATCAGGAATATTAACTTTGTAAAATCATATAATGAAATCAGTCTGCAATGAATGGATTATCGGAAATCATTGATTCTCTTGAACATAAGTTTTCCAAGCTGCTCCTTAAAATGGAAAGTCTGGAACAACGCAATCAGGAATTACAAAATGAGTTATCGAAATCAACAGCAGTGATACATCGCCAGAAAGATGAAATTACGGCCTTACAGGCACAGTATGAGAATTTAAAAATGGCGAATTCATTATTAGGCAGTGAAGAAAATAAACGAGAAACGAAACTCAAAATAAATTCATTAATACGCGAAATTGATTACTGCATAGCACAACTTTCGGAATAGAAGGCTTATGGATGACAAGCTAAAAATAAAGATATCTATCGCCGACAGGGTTTACCCTCTAACTGTGGATTATACACAGGAAGAAGGACTTCGAAGCGCCTCCAGAAAGATTGACACTATGATTAAACAATTTGAGGAAAACTATGCCGTACGCGACAAACAGGATGTTTTAGCGATGTGTGCTTTACAGTTTGCCTCACAGTTAGAGCAAAAACAAATTGACAAATCCGCTGATTTTCAAGATGCTTTTGACCGCTTAAAAAATATGGATGACCAATTGAATTCGATTCTGTCAAAATAAACACGTTCTTTAAATAGATTAAGATACTGCCTACATTAGTACCTATTTGATAAACTCAACACTAACAAATTAAAATGAGTGAATCATCGTTTCTAAAGCATGCTGTCCAGAACAGATCCTTGAACAACGAGTTAACTCAAAACTTGTCTTTACGAGTTTATGCAATAACCCTAATGTAGGCTTTTTTTATATATAACTTTCAAACATACCATGAGCACAACACTTATAATCATTATTTGCTGTATTGCAGGAACAGGAATCGGTTTTGGAATTGCTAAGTATTTAGAAAAAATCAATGCTTCCACATTGATTAAAAATGCAAAAAGTGAAGCAGCTTCTCTACTAAAAGATGCCAAAGCTGAAGGAGAGGCCATCAAAAAAGATAAAATTCTCCAGGCTAAAGAAAAATTCATTGAATTAAAAGCAGAACACGAACAGGTAATTTTAGGTCGCGATAAAAAGATTGCCGAAGCTGAGAAAAGAACACGCGACAAAGAATCTCAAGTATCGAACGAATTGGCTAAAGCCAAAAAAAGCAATGACGAACTTGACAACAAAGTAAACGATTACAACAGCCGAATCGAAGTACTGGATAAAAAGCAACAGGAAATCGAAAAACTTCATAAAAGTCAGGTAGAACAACTGGAAGTAATTTCTGGTCTTTCTGCCGAGGAAGCTAAAAACCAATTAGTAGAAAGCTTACGAACTGAAGCAAAATCGAGTGCCATGTCTCATATTCAGGAGACGATTGAAGAAGCTAAGCTTACTGCACATCAGGAAGCCCGAAAAATCATTATCAACACTATTCAACGTATCGGAACGGAAGAAGCAGTTGAAAACTGTGTTTCTGTATTCAACATTGAGTCGGATGATGTTAAAGGTCGTATTATCGGACGTGAAGGACGTAATATCCGTGCTTTAGAAGCTGCTACAGGAGTGGAAATCATTGTTGATGACACACCGGAAGCGATTATACTTTCTTGTTTTGACCCGGTTCGTCGTGAAATTGCCCGTTTGGCTTTACACAAACTGGTAACTGACGGTCGTATTCACCCGGCACGTATCGAAGAAGTAGTAGCTAAAACCGCTAAACAAATTGACGATGAAATCATCGAAGTCGGTAAACGTACTGTAATTGATTTAGGTATTCACGGTTTACATCCGGAATTAATCAAAATCGTAGGACGTATGAAATACCGTTCTTCTTACGGACAAAACTTATTACAACACTCGAGAGAAGTTGCCAAACTTTGCGGTGTTATGGCAGCTGAATTAGGCTTAAACGTTAAACTAGCAAAAAGAGCCGGTTTACTACACGATATCGGAAAAGTTCCGGAAACCGAAAGCGAATTACCACACGCTATCTTAGGTATGCAGTGGGCTGAGAAATACGGTGAAAAAGAAGAAGTTTGCAACGCAATCGGAGCACACCACGATGAAATTGAAATGAAATCGCTTATCGCACCGATTATTCAGGTTTGTGATGCTATTTCAGGAGCAAGACCGGGAGCAAGACGTCAGGTATTGGATTCGTATATCCAACGTCTGAAAGACCTTGAAGATATTGCTTACGGTTTTAACGGTGTTAAAAATGCCTATGCTATTCAAGCCGGACGTGAATTACGTGTAATCGTAGAAAGCGAAAAAGTAAGCGATGAAATGGCTTCTACACTTTCTTTTGATATTTCGCAAAAAATTCAAACTGAAATGACGTATCCGGGTCAGGTAAAAATTACCGTAATCCGTGAAACCAGAGCAGTTAATATTGCAAAATAAAATTCACCTACATAAAAAACAAAAAAGCATTTCTTAACCGAAATGCTTTTTTTATTCTACATTCTTTCCTCTTTTCTCCTCACTCTTTATTCCGCGGATGATAGGCATGCAATACTTTTGAAAGATGTTTTCTGTCAAGATGCATATACACCTCAGTAGTTGTAATCGATTCATGGCCCAACATCATCTGAATCGCACGTAAGTCGGCTCCGTTCTCCAAAAGATGAGTCGCAAACGAATGCCGGAATGTATGCGGACTAATCGTCTTTTTCAAATTAATTTTAACCGCCAGCTCTTTTATAATCGTAAACACCATAGCACGGGTCAACCCGCTTCCTCGCCGGTTCAAAAACAAAGTGTCTTCGAATCCTTTTTTGATTTGCTGGTGATTTCGTATACTTTCCTTATACAATAGTATATATTTTTGAGTCGAAGCACCAATTGGCACAAAACGCTGTTTATTTCCTTTTCCGGTAACTTTTACGAATCCTTCTTCAAAAAACAAATCTGACAGCTTTAGCGCTATTAATTCAGAAACCCGAAGCCCACAACTATACAGCGTTTCCAACATCGCCCTATTGCGCTCTCCTTCATTTTTAGACAGATCAATTGCCTGAATTAGCCCGTCGATTTCTTCAGTTGACAAGGTATCCGGTAATTTCCGCCCCACTTTGGGTATTTCAATCAATTCTAACGGTGTCGTTTCCCGATATCCTTCGAAAATCAAAAAATTAAAAAAACTTTTTAATCCCGAAATAATCCGGGTTTGCGATCGCGCATTCACTTTATCCGAAATTTCATAAATAAAAGCCTGAATTTCCTGTTCATCAATTTTTACGGGAGATACATCCTGCGCTGTATTTTCGAGGTAATTAACCAGTTTTTCAATATCAAAAACATAATTTGCTATTGTATTTTCCGACAATCCTCTTTCCAGTTTCAGATAGGATTTGTACTCTTTTATATAGGATTCCCAAGCAGACATAAGCAACCGGTTTTTCAATCAAAAATTAATTTGTAGGTATTTTGGCATCATTTCTGCATAAAGTTAAAAAACTTAAAAATTAAGCATTATGAAAATCGTAAAATTTTTATCAGCCGGGCTGTTATTCGTAGCCGCAATAACTACAGCCAATGCACAAGAAAAGGCAACTTTCGGGATTAAAGGTGGAGCTAACTTTTCCACAGTGACTCAGGGTAAATTTGAAGACGGTCCGGATTCCCGTACCGGTTTCCATATCGGTGTAGTAGGCGAACTTCCTATCGTATCTAACGTATTCTCTATTCAACCGGAGGTTTTATATTCCCAACAAGGCTTTGAAAGCAACTATAGCTTACTCGGGAATTCATATACCACAAAACATAAAATCGATTATTTGAATATTCCGGTTTTAGCCAAACTATACATCATCAAACAACTTAGCGTTGAAGCCGGACCTCAATTCGGTTTTAAACTAAATGAAAGTCATGATACCAATAACAGCTCTATCGAAACCAACGAAGTGAATAAATTTGATACCGCATTAGCTATCGGCGCATCTTTTAACTTTGACAACGGTTTGTTTTTAACCGGTCGTTATACCTATAGTTTAAACGAAGTCGTAAAAGATACGGATGCTAAAAACAAAGTATTCCAGGTAGGACTAGGATTTAAGTTCTAAAACAGAAACAAAAACGCCTCTCCGATGAGAGGCGTTTCTTTTTATACAAACTATTCAACTGTGAATTTTATACTTTTCACTTCATCTGATTGATTTTTATACGTCAACAGATAAATTCCTTTGGCATATCGGGAAACGTCAACCGAAAACAGTTTTTCTTTTTCCTGGTTACTTCCAAAATCATAAACCGTTTTTCCATAAAAATCAACAATTGAAATCAATTCACAATTTCTGGTTTCAATATTTAGTTTTTCATTTGCCGGAACCGGATACAATAGTGGTTTACTTTCAAACGCATTCTCTTTAGCCATCTCCAAACCTTGAGTTTCCGTTAGCATCTTACCGCTAGTTGAAATTCTATTATTTTTATACGTTGTACCGGTACAAATTGTCGCCAATTCCGATTGGGTAACCGGAACTACTTTATTTGTCGGTACCGCCGGATTAAATCCACCCTGAGCCGCATATGTCTGCGCATCGGTAATATAATTAGATCCTGTCATATTATATCCTGCAGGAGCCGGTTTTAATTCAATCGGATACGTTACCACATACAATACGTTTTGCGCATCCGGGTTATCAGTACGCTTTAAGTTTAAGATAAATTTCAGCTTAAATGTTTTGATTCGCGGCGCAAGGAACTCATTTCTTGGTGTGATTAAATTCGGATTTATAGATTCAACATTATAATTAGACACAAAATGACTGAGATCGAGGAATGAAAAACTATTTGCGACAGGCATTTTTTGACTATAACTAAATAGTCGCATATAGCCAGTTTTCCAATTACATGAAATTTCAGATCCGCTG contains:
- a CDS encoding TonB-dependent receptor codes for the protein MKRIIDFIAICILFIGLSSYAQTARIKGVLLDESNKPIAKASVKANAASAISNENGFFQITVPANQKITVEITHVSFKKAVTVIELKPNEDYELNVVLNQRAEQLGEVVVSKGRKRVEGVTTIAPEVIRTIPGANAGVENILKTLPGVYSNNELSTQYAVRGGNYDENLVYVNEIEVYRPFLIRSGQQEGLSFTNTEMVQNVDFSAGGFQAKYGDKLSSVLDITYRRPTKFQAAVDASLLGGSATVDLVSKNQKWSNITGVRYRDNSLLVKSQETETNFRPTFVDVQTLINFDASTKWQWSFLGNISQNRYNYQPISRQTNFGTIDNPIALQVFYDGQEKDRYLTLFGALKSVYQVSDDFKLKFIGSAYHTQEQEHFDIEAQYALGEVDSNIGSETFGDVVYSRGVGSQLSHARNNLDALIFNAEVKGFHSSKTSEHQVEWGFKYTKEDIRDRIVEWEAIDSAGFSLPAPILDIPHDQPYTPYTGPLAPYQNVRATNFVQINRFSGYAQWNYRGEIGAGEYWINAGVRAHQWQVSGDNIVTGDSQITFSPRAQFAIKPAWEMDMLFRLSGGVYHQPPFYRELRDAAGVVQPNVKAQQSVHIVLGNDYSFKMWGRPFKLVSEAYYKHLSDVNTYTIDNVRIRYAANNDATAYVYGADFRLNGEFVPGTESWFSFGYLKTEENQDGKGYIARPTDQRLKFGLLFQDYMPNIPNLKMYLNLVYNTGLPGGSPSYADPYNYQLRLKDYRRADAGFSYVFKDTAIKSNKNWLKPFRELALGFEIFNLFNNQNAITNTWVRDVYTKSQYGIPNYMTTRTFNLKLNVRL
- a CDS encoding M23 family metallopeptidase, translating into MRLLLLFCFSFLCGFSQNQYPKDYFRSPLDIPLQSSGTFGELRGNHFHSGLDYKTQQRTGLPVFAVADGYVSRIKVSTFGYGHALYITHSNGVTTVYGHLKGYSGKIGEYVRKKQYAQKKFEIELFPMASELPVTKGELIALSGNTGGSGGPHLHFEYRDTKTEKTLNPLLFGMDKETKDTKAPSINGIVVYPISDDAVVNQSQNPVVVGLSLQKDGSYLGSKVTGKGNIGFALDAYDTSDNNYSKNGVYKVETFLNGTKLYGYQFDSFSFDESRYINNFIDFERYKRTKLRYQKLFYKKNYPFSIISGNEKNGQISIKEKDTFSYRIEVSDFHNNKTVINIPVAYSDQPVKLVRKDVTTPYFIKSANDHNFTKDNISVFVPANAFYEDFYLRFDVKNNILDLHDDTVPAHNNITITFNVAGMPNLDYKRSFIGRMDGSKPEYYTTTKKGDLFSIRTKELGKFMLMQDTVGPRIYGTNFTTGSTIDKLDTISVHIQDDLSGIKEYNGYLNGKWILMKYDYKTKLLVHDLNDLIYDDGRNDLKIIVSDNIGNSTTFETHFFKTLKPTSLEKNN
- a CDS encoding cell division protein ZapA, with protein sequence MDDKLKIKISIADRVYPLTVDYTQEEGLRSASRKIDTMIKQFEENYAVRDKQDVLAMCALQFASQLEQKQIDKSADFQDAFDRLKNMDDQLNSILSK
- the rny gene encoding ribonuclease Y — translated: MSTTLIIIICCIAGTGIGFGIAKYLEKINASTLIKNAKSEAASLLKDAKAEGEAIKKDKILQAKEKFIELKAEHEQVILGRDKKIAEAEKRTRDKESQVSNELAKAKKSNDELDNKVNDYNSRIEVLDKKQQEIEKLHKSQVEQLEVISGLSAEEAKNQLVESLRTEAKSSAMSHIQETIEEAKLTAHQEARKIIINTIQRIGTEEAVENCVSVFNIESDDVKGRIIGREGRNIRALEAATGVEIIVDDTPEAIILSCFDPVRREIARLALHKLVTDGRIHPARIEEVVAKTAKQIDDEIIEVGKRTVIDLGIHGLHPELIKIVGRMKYRSSYGQNLLQHSREVAKLCGVMAAELGLNVKLAKRAGLLHDIGKVPETESELPHAILGMQWAEKYGEKEEVCNAIGAHHDEIEMKSLIAPIIQVCDAISGARPGARRQVLDSYIQRLKDLEDIAYGFNGVKNAYAIQAGRELRVIVESEKVSDEMASTLSFDISQKIQTEMTYPGQVKITVIRETRAVNIAK
- the xerD gene encoding site-specific tyrosine recombinase XerD, coding for MSAWESYIKEYKSYLKLERGLSENTIANYVFDIEKLVNYLENTAQDVSPVKIDEQEIQAFIYEISDKVNARSQTRIISGLKSFFNFLIFEGYRETTPLELIEIPKVGRKLPDTLSTEEIDGLIQAIDLSKNEGERNRAMLETLYSCGLRVSELIALKLSDLFFEEGFVKVTGKGNKQRFVPIGASTQKYILLYKESIRNHQQIKKGFEDTLFLNRRGSGLTRAMVFTIIKELAVKINLKKTISPHTFRHSFATHLLENGADLRAIQMMLGHESITTTEVYMHLDRKHLSKVLHAYHPRNKE
- a CDS encoding porin family protein, translated to MKIVKFLSAGLLFVAAITTANAQEKATFGIKGGANFSTVTQGKFEDGPDSRTGFHIGVVGELPIVSNVFSIQPEVLYSQQGFESNYSLLGNSYTTKHKIDYLNIPVLAKLYIIKQLSVEAGPQFGFKLNESHDTNNSSIETNEVNKFDTALAIGASFNFDNGLFLTGRYTYSLNEVVKDTDAKNKVFQVGLGFKF